In Myxococcus stipitatus, the following are encoded in one genomic region:
- a CDS encoding DUF1343 domain-containing protein: MTKVKTGLDVWAEQGFSALKGKRVGAIVNPTSVDSRFRHLADLLAQAPGVTLSALFGPEHGIRGEAQYMVAVDEARDRRTNVPVYSLYGSTFESLSPRAEWLKGLDALVFDIQDVGSRYYTYVYTMALAMKVAAKAGVPFYVLDRPNPLNGQAMEGNLVGEGFRSFVGLYALPNRHGMTAGELARLFNTQEGFGCELTVVPCEGWRREHFWSDTGLPFISPSPNMPTPDTALVYPGMCLGEGTNVSEGRGTCRPFEQFGAPWVDSDALLARLAKEDLPGVAFRAVGFTPTFDKYRGESCTGAFIHVTDRRVYQPLRTGIAIFQALHDIGPGKFGWRADAYEFVEDVPAFDLLCGTDQVRRGIEEGWSLERLMEGFSAHAERFAKQREPYLLYA, encoded by the coding sequence GTGACGAAGGTGAAGACGGGACTGGACGTGTGGGCGGAGCAGGGCTTCTCCGCGCTGAAGGGCAAGCGCGTGGGGGCCATCGTCAATCCGACCAGCGTGGACTCGCGCTTCCGGCATCTGGCGGACCTGCTGGCCCAGGCGCCGGGCGTGACGTTGAGCGCGCTGTTCGGCCCGGAGCACGGCATCCGCGGCGAGGCGCAGTACATGGTGGCCGTCGACGAGGCGAGGGACCGGCGCACGAACGTTCCCGTGTACAGCCTCTACGGCTCCACCTTCGAGTCGCTGTCCCCGCGCGCCGAGTGGCTGAAGGGCCTGGACGCGCTCGTCTTCGACATCCAGGACGTGGGCTCCCGCTACTACACCTACGTCTACACGATGGCGCTGGCGATGAAGGTGGCCGCGAAGGCGGGCGTGCCGTTCTACGTGTTGGATCGCCCCAATCCCCTCAACGGGCAGGCCATGGAAGGCAATCTGGTGGGGGAGGGCTTCCGCTCCTTCGTCGGGCTCTACGCGCTGCCCAACCGCCACGGCATGACGGCGGGGGAGCTCGCGCGGCTGTTCAATACGCAGGAGGGCTTTGGCTGCGAGCTGACGGTGGTGCCTTGTGAAGGCTGGCGCCGCGAGCACTTCTGGTCCGACACGGGCCTGCCCTTCATCTCGCCGTCCCCCAACATGCCCACGCCGGACACCGCGTTGGTCTATCCAGGGATGTGCCTGGGCGAAGGCACCAACGTCTCCGAGGGACGGGGCACCTGCCGTCCCTTCGAGCAGTTCGGCGCGCCCTGGGTGGATTCGGACGCGCTGCTGGCTCGACTCGCGAAGGAGGACCTGCCGGGTGTGGCGTTCCGCGCGGTGGGCTTCACTCCAACGTTCGACAAGTACCGGGGCGAGTCCTGCACGGGCGCCTTCATCCACGTCACGGACCGGCGGGTGTACCAACCGCTGCGCACGGGCATCGCCATCTTCCAGGCGCTCCACGACATCGGGCCGGGGAAGTTCGGCTGGCGCGCGGACGCCTATGAGTTCGTCGAGGACGTGCCGGCGTTCGACCTGTTGTGCGGGACGGACCAGGTGCGTCGGGGCATCGAAGAGGGCTGGAGCCTGGAGCGACTCATGGAGGGGTTCTCCGCCCACGCCGAGCGCTTCGCCAAGCAACGGGAGCCCTACCTGCTGTACGCTTGA
- the nadD gene encoding nicotinate (nicotinamide) nucleotide adenylyltransferase gives MQVALLGGSFNPPHVGHLMAASYVHATQQVDEVWLMPSSQHPFGKQMEPFEHRVAMCDAMCRETSGWLKTTQIEREPGLTGRTVDTLSLLVERYPDVKWSIIIGSDILRDLPHWKDFHRIEEMARVIVLYRAGYPAPNTVGPPLAEVSSTVIRELLARGSEPTDLVPSGVLAHARAAGLYGLGRAR, from the coding sequence GTGCAGGTCGCGCTGCTTGGAGGTTCGTTCAACCCGCCGCACGTGGGGCATCTGATGGCCGCCTCCTATGTGCATGCCACGCAACAGGTCGACGAGGTCTGGCTCATGCCGTCCTCGCAGCACCCGTTCGGCAAGCAGATGGAGCCCTTCGAGCACCGGGTCGCCATGTGCGACGCCATGTGCCGCGAGACCTCGGGCTGGCTGAAGACGACCCAGATTGAGCGCGAGCCGGGATTGACGGGCCGCACGGTGGATACGCTCTCGCTGCTGGTCGAGCGGTATCCAGACGTGAAGTGGTCCATCATCATCGGCAGCGACATCCTGAGGGACTTGCCGCACTGGAAGGACTTTCACCGCATCGAGGAGATGGCGCGCGTCATCGTGCTGTATCGCGCGGGCTATCCCGCGCCGAACACGGTGGGGCCGCCCCTGGCGGAGGTGTCCTCCACCGTGATTCGTGAGCTGTTGGCGCGAGGCTCCGAGCCGACGGACCTGGTGCCTTCCGGTGTCCTGGCCCATGCCCGCGCGGCCGGGCTGTATGGGCTCGGCCGCGCGCGATAG